DNA from Lonchura striata isolate bLonStr1 chromosome 5, bLonStr1.mat, whole genome shotgun sequence:
CACTTCTTTCTTAGTGGATATGTTTGTGCAgacctaacaaaaaaaaattacttgaaggtatttttatctttatttagATACCCTAAATTATCACAGAATTATGCAAaatataaaagggaaaaaaaattagttgaAAATATATACTtgaaatgaatatttaaaagtgATATTAAATAAGTAATTTCAGTCCAAGAATGAAAACTATTCGGAGCTTTAAGTTCCgattgataacacactgatatATTAACATTATTTAGCAGTTATGAAATTGTGAGCTATGGTTATGAATCAAAGCTTATAACTGAAGGTTTAGATTCAGTTTAAGTTTTAACTTTAGATGCTCTTTATAAATAAATTCCCGATAAAAATGTAGGAGGGCAATGCTTCCTTGTCAGTCCATGCGTGTCCCCTCTGTTCCGCTTTTGCCCCTCAGAGACAGCGCCACGCTCTCTCTTTGCCCCTTTATTTCCTCGACTCGGCCCCCACGACCAGCACTGTGGAGACCGGCGGCTTTAAAAGCATATTAAGACACGGGAGAGAGCGAACACGGTGCGGGACGGggcagcgcggccccggcggtccgcgcgggggcggcggcgggagcgccggTTCccgcgggcagagccggggcccGCCCGGCGTGGCTCGTCATTGGCCGCGCGGAGAGCGCGGGCGGAGCCTTTGGGCGCTGCGCCCCTCGCGATTGGTCAGGGTGAGATTCGCTGCGCCATTGGGCGGCGTGTGCTCCGATAGGGGGTCTCGGCCTATCAGGAGTCGGCGGCCGCGCGAAGGGAGGGGATATAAAGGCGGAGGACTGAGGGCGGCGGTGACGGCGGTGCAGTTTTTCGTTGTCGGCGGGAGTTTGTCCGCAGAGCGAGCGAGGGAGCGAACATGTCCGGGCGCGGGAAGCAGGGCGGCAAGGCGCGCGCCAAGGCCAAGTCGCGCTCGTCGCGGGCCGGGCTGCAGTTCCCCGTGGGCCGCGTGCACCGGCTGCTGCGCAAGGGCAACTACGCGGAGCGCGTGGGCGCCGGCGCGCCCGTGTACCTGGCGGCCGTGCTGGAGTACCTGACGGCCGAGATCCTGGAGCTGGCGGGCAACGCGGCCCGCGACAACAAGAAGACGCGCATCATCCCCCGCCACCTGCAGCTCGCCATCCGCAACGACGAGGAGCTCAACAAGCTGCTGGGCAAGGTGACGATCGCGCAGGGCGGCGTGCTGCCCAACATCCAGGCCGTGCTGCTGCCCAAGAAGACTGAGAGCCACAAAGCCAAGAGCAAGTAAACCAGGCGGCGGAAGCGTCCGGAGCCCAGAAGCGAAACCCAAAGGCTCTTTTCAGAGCCACCCACGGCCTCGAGAAAGAGCTTGAAGTGCTGCGGCCATGGTGCCAGGGGAGTGGGAAAGGGTGCCTGTGCTTGTCTCTGGCTCTGTATGCGTGTGCGTGTGTTTTGGCGTGTGTTGCTGTAGCCAACCCGGGCCGGTTCTGCCAGGACACGTTTATCGTCGTGGGCCGGGATCGGTCGGATCACTGTTCCCGgcgcacagggagctgctgtgctgggacgAGCGCGGAATGTGCCGGAGCCAATCGCGGGCTGCGCGGGCTTTTGGAAATGGCGCGGGCGCCGAACCCTCCCCGGCCGCGGGCCCGCGGTCCcccgggcggcagcggcggccgcaCGAGCGAAGATCCTCCGCCACAGCGTTACTGCTAGGCGCTGCGGCTGGATCTGCAGCTGCCTTTGAGTCACGGGCCGGGAATAAGGAAAAGAATGCTGCAACGGCCTTATTgtgaagaagtttttttttttttcctttcctaaaagCCGCTGAGGAGCAAGCAAGCCGACCTACTCAAAGCGCGACAGAGAGGGATGGAAGACAGGTGCAGTTAGGGGGAAAGAAGCAGTAGCAAATACAAAAGCCCAAGACACAGCAACACAGCTCTTTTCAGGAAATAGGTGGGTGGCTCTGAAAAGAGCCTTTGTGATCCAGTAGCGGTGGTGGTTTGACAAGAATGCAAGGCTTTAGCCGCCGAAGCCGTAGAGGGTGCGACCCTGGCGCTTAAGGGCGTAGACCACGTCCATGGCCGTGACCGTCTTCCTCTTGGCGTGCTCCGTGTAGGTGACGGCGTCGCGGATCACGTTCTCCAGGAAGACCTTGAGCACACCGCGCGTCTCCTCGTAGATGAGCCCCGAGATGCGCTTGACGCCGCCGCGCCGAGCCAGGCGGCGGATGGCCGGCTTGGTGATGCCCTGGATGTTGTCGCGCAGCACCTTGCGGTGGCGCTTGGCGCCGCCCTTGCCGAGCCCCTTGCCGCCCTTGCCCCGACCAGACATGGTGCTGCACTCACGGCGCTGCTGctgcgaggcggcgccgcctgCGGCCCGAGCTTTTATGCGACGGGAGCCGACCTGGTTGGGAGCAGGGGCGGGCACGGCGCGTGGGGCCGCGCCTGCGCCTCCGCCCCTTTGGCCGCTGCCGGGCTCCTCCCCGGGCCCGGCGGCTCCTCCGCGCCCTCCCCGCTCCGCTTCTGCtgcccccgctccgcccgcctCGCTCGCATTCCCCAGCCCCTCGCTTCCCCCGAACCGCTTTTCTCTGCTTCGTCCCCTCTGCAGCCGTGGCACGAAAGGaaaccccttttttttccctgatggcGTGACAATGCCACTGTGCCAGGACGTGGCGGACTTTCGGCCACCGCTCACGGTTTTTATGGCCTTACCGACCATATATTTTCACTGCTGAGGTTCCATTTAGGCATTCGATAAACTGTTAGACACCTAATAAACGTAACAATTCTTCGGTCAGCTTCAGGACTTCAGTTTAGTATTTGTTTTACATACCATGAGACATGAGGAAAATCATGCCTAAGTTTTCACCTTAGACCAGAATTAAACGTTTGTTTTTCTCAAAGCTGGCTATGTCTGACTCCTAGTGTATTGTTATCACTGGCGAACCTGCACAGGACTTTTTCAGCAATGAACTGAACACCCTTTATTTTCTATCCTAGTGTTTCCAGTGTTTGCTTCCCATTCAccctttattttctgtctttaatgTTTGTTTCACATTAAGTTCCAGACATCCTGGTGATATTTAAAAAGCACTATATTGCTATTAGGTAATTACTTCTAACTGGATTCAAATTATTAACATATGTCAAATGCACAACAAAAATGGCTGTGACAGCCATGTTCCTGTGTACCATCATTTTTAAAGGCATGGCACAATTCTGAGTGGATACTCTTTCCTTCATGTaatatgttttcctttcacaaaGGTATGTTGCAAGTGATGACATTTCTCTTTGTTATTTTGGTATAACTGCATGACTCTGAAAATCAGACATAATGACTTTTCAGTCCATGCCTCTTTTCTGTTGGCTATGCCTGCAGTCCTCCATTTGTAGTTCAGGACTCCATTTGTAGATCAGGACCCACTGGCTCTGTGCAATTAACATAATTCCAATATGGAGAATTTGCCTGAGCTCATCATGGCCAAATACACACATTATTACTcacacagagacagaggaaAGTCCTTGAAAGCGAAGGGCTTGGAAAGATCTCTGAACTCTGGCAACTCTTTTTCTCATTGACTCTggcatttttttctgccttaGTCACAGTGACTCCAGCAAGGtaagtctgaaaaaaagatgGGTTCTAAAAATATAATGGTGGAGTAATTGTTTCAAAGCATCTTTCTGCTCAGATATTTTATATAAGAATgcctcagcccagccctgaaGATCCCTGATTCCTTTTTATATCTTCTTTTATATGACTTGCCATTCCCTCTGTTTCACATGTATTATCTTCATCTCTCCAGGTACAGGAAAGGGTATTTATTCAGTTCACTCTCTTTGCTGGTTGGCATTTTGGTTCATTTCATGCATGTTTTCCAGCAGCATTTTATAACACAGGCACACACTGAGGACAGCTATCCACGTGTTAGTAGAATTCTCCACTATGACAGGGATACGGTCCATGGAGTATACATGTCCCTCACTCATTTGTCCATCTACCATTTCCAATCACCTATTCTTCACCCTTTTGATTTGTAATGCTAAAGCAAATcccaaaacatgaaaaatgttttgtctAGAGGAAGCAACTGCTATACACAAAGAAGAAAACTGCATGTTCAGGTCCCTAATTCATCCCTGTCCTAAGACATCCCCTCTGACTCAATGAGTCTCTGGCCTACAAAGCACTAAAACCTAGAGGACAACTTAGATGAGATTATCAGCTATTGCTCTTACTCTCTTTATGTACTAGCCTCTGTTACAGTTGGGATATTGGTTCAGAAAGATATGTCCTGTTAATTACTCATTTCTACAAGCATTATAATTATGTCTGCAGCATGCAATTCAGACAGCAGAATCTCAAGGCTGTCCTGCTCATAACACCTATTAATTTCTCCTCACTCTTGGATACCTGCGGATATTACTAACTTAAGAAACAAGTTCTGCTATTGCACTGTGTATTCTTCTGGCCTTTCCCAGGCTTACAAATTTCATGTTCCCAATATTAGCCTAATAGAGCTTGTGTGTCCCTCAAGTTTGAAAGGACCATAACCAGATGATCCTGGTACCCAAGGAGaaggtaacaaaaaaaaaaaaaaaactaacaaaaaaaccccaaaacacccaaactaTAACACAAACTAAAGCTAAGACCATTAACCATGCAGAGACAATAAGCACATGtggtaaaatgaaaataataaaaatctaaaCTCAAACAAACTTGAAGATTAAGaacccatctttttttttcattagtgtcaaatgcaaacaaaaattcCTGTCTTTATTCACTGATGTGGCTGACAGTGATAACCCTTGAAAGCCTTTCTATGTACTCAAGAACACCAAGGCCTAAAGAACTGATAAAACAGTAAGAAATTGCAACTTCTCCTTCACTTTGGTTTCggttctatttattttaattttttttcttatttttttatcctaataaattttttaataagAAGACCATGCCTTAGATTTGGACAATTAATATTAGAATTACTCAGACGTTCACTTTATTGATCACCAGGCCCCTTTCTCAACAGCTTTGAGTAATTTAAGCTATTAAGTTTCCTTGTACATGTCTCATTGCAGTTTGAGCAAACCCAAACCCCAGCAGGTTTCTCTTTACTTACCACCTCTATACAGCTGGATGTCTGCTGCTCCGTGCTCCTGGCTGCTCAGTGCTGGCCTTCTATGCTAGTCTTGCTACCTACACAATTAAATGACAGATGTTACAAACTACAAATctcaaacagaataaaaaagttAAAGTTTTTACTCTATTCTGTATTTTGAAAGCAAATCAACAAAATCTTGGTGGCATTTTCagttccaaaggaaaaaaaaaaaacaaaaaacaaaaacaaaaaaaaaacctgaacaaaaaccaaacaacaaaaagcaaacaaaacaaaaaagcacctgtgccagaaagaaaaagatttagTTTTAATACAGTCATTATGGAAGCCAATCTTTTATGGGACCAAGGCAATTTGCAGGCAAAACAGATGAAATATATTCTTCCTGAATGTGCCCAAACCATACATATATAGTCTCACAAGCCTCTGAAACTCGACTTCCTAACTGTATGACAGCAGAGGTGACAAGTTGCTGACCTCATTAATATATTGGGGGGAAATTAAGGCACCAGCCAGCCCTTCCAGTACCCCTGGCAATCTGGACAACATACTGATCTGAGATAGTGCTATTCTGGCACCAGACCatggactgcagagctgcaaagcATGTACTTTAAAAACAGGAACTACAGCACAACACTTACCCAGTGAACAACTCTTCAAAACCTTTTTGTTCCCTTCTATGGGAAAACATCCTATACAGTGAGTTCCCAAATGCTAACTTGCAATACTCCTGCTGCAGAAAGATGGCACAAACAACCTTGTCTAGAGCCAGTACCTGGTTCACCTTCACACCTCTGATGAATAACAGGAAGGCAGCACCACTTAAGGAGAGCCCCTTTGCATGGTGTGTTACACAGGGCTCTGGCTCTTCACCTGCTGTGCCTGGGTGACACTGTCAGTGCCTGAGGCAAAAAAATGAGTTGCCTGCCAACATAAATTTACCTGGAAGTGTGTCACATCGGTGTCTGGGACATCAACAGCCAGGAAGATGGCAGATTGCAGACCAGCTGTGCATGCACCATGGATCCAAGGACACTTTGTCCCTCCGTAGGTTCCAAACACATTTCTGGCTGGAGTGGGAAGTGACATTTAGATTCATCACATTGCTCCCTCCTGTGTACCAGAAGTTACAAACAGTATTTTCACACAAGCAGGAAAGTATGGAGGGCAGAAAATTCACAGAAGTGCTGCAGCGTTGCATGGAGAAAGAGTGAGCTGCTTAGCAGCCCTCCATATGAGCTGCTGGCTAGTCTGAGCAGCCAGGATTCTCTGCTGATGGAGAGGCTGCTATGAAAGGATAGTGTGGTGTCACCCTGCCTTGGTGGACCTCACCACTTAATGCAAGTCAAAGCAAGGCACTCTTGATTCAGGAGGAGACAATTTCTTTGGGGAGCCATAGCTGATGCAACTTCTGTTAATGTTGTTCACCTCTCAGGAACAGTTTGTCAAAGGGCCTGAAGTGTCCTCAATCTCACACTGATTATGACATTCAAATGtgtgtgaaaaaagaaaaaaatgccttaAGCTAATAAATGCATACACAGAGTAAAGAACAAAGtccatttttttcatcattagcTGTTCTGAGAAAGGTTTTGGGCCCCTGCATTTTTTGCTGacaatttttttgctttcccaggAAGGATTTCCTTCCCAATGCCTCCTAACTATGGACATATCCAGGTTTCAGACTATAGATTTTCAATTGCCAAATTACATGGCAATGAAGAAGGGAGGACACAACAGGAGTCCCAACCCTTAACCAAAGGTACAGGGAGGAGTGTACAACATTCCAGGAAGCTGAGTCTATGGGGAGTCATCTGTTGCCCTAACCTATTTGTTCTCCTCCTTACAGATACTCACTCATACCCTGAATTTAAAAGGCCTTATGTGACCTCAGTATACTTAGGAGTCTtaagagcagaagcagcagataTTAGGATAGTGTAGGCAGAGGCTTGTTCTGCTGAGCTGCAACAAGTTTGTAGTTTGGTAGGTCTCGCTTCAAAATTCCTTAGCTAGGTGTTAAAAGTTGCTAAACTGTGCTGGCTGGTTGGATCACACAAGTGTTATTACATTTGAAACTCAGATGAAAGATGATGTCACTGAGGCCAAGTAAGGCATGGGTGTAACACTGTAATAGGAGTGTAATCATGGTTGCAGGGAGCATTTACACCTCTTTCCTGTGGAACATGTATGTGGGAAGGCAGCTCATAATGTAAAAGCCCTCACTTAAATCTCTCTGGAAATTGCCATCCGAAGCGAGGAGAGGGGCTCTGGTGCCCCAGTGTCACAGCTGTGCCTCCTTCAGCTGCCTGAGAATGCCTGAACACAGCACCCAGCctcagcaggcagggcagcccagcagccacGTCTGTGTGGCTGGCTCTCATGCTAATGCCTCCTAACAAAATTGCTTGGGAACAACTACTGTGCTACCTCTCCTTAATGCAGACATACCTAAATATAACCCACAGCTTATTTTCATAGGAACAAGTATTGGCAGGTCCTAAACTGCAGATGGGAACACTTGATAGCTCTCAGGTGTACTGCCAGCTCTTGGCTGTGGTTCTCCTGTCTCCTTCCTAATGCCAAGAGGTCTTAATGATAACTGCAAAAGTTGGACAGATTTGGGTATCTGAAGGGAAGCAACTTGTAGGGAAGCCTCAAATTGCAGGTTTGTTACGCAGTATGGCCTGCTGGGGTGCTCATAAGGTGAGAAGGATTGAAATAATTCATATGAAGTAGACCTTACAGTGGTGCCTTCTCCAGAAGTATTGCTGGAGATACTGCTATTACTTTCCTTCTCTTTATTAATAATGAATTCTACCTCCCTCTAGTCTCATTGGGAAAACCAAACTATATGTAACAGTCTATGTAGTGTCTTCTCAATAATATATTTCCATAATAACCTATGTCTAAAACAGGATTATTTCCCTTCTTCATTTGTTCAGCTAAAGGTAAAACTGCCATTTCTGCCTTTTGGGTAACCTTTCACCACATTTTTTCTCTGCCTGAGTACATCTGTTCATTCTTTTTTAACTATCTGTTCtgactgcagagcagctctttttaaaattgcCAAATACACCTTAGCTTTCCAAAACATTGTTCTTGTATCTATTTCTTTCATAAAGACGAATATGTGTTCCAAGCAGCCATTCTGCATCAGTAAAATTGGTTTATCTACCTGCtgcaaaaccataaaaaaaattacatagcTTCTCTGTAATTAAATTTCTGAAGTTACTTCAGTTTAAGTTACTACATTTTAGCTGGAGACCAGAAGCTGACACATAGATACTAAgtcgattttttttttttttttttttttaatgaagaaaggGTAGCAACTGCTGGGAGAAAAGCCAGGCAGAAAACTGGGAGAGTGGCCATTTTAGCCACCT
Protein-coding regions in this window:
- the LOC116184597 gene encoding histone H2A type 2-C, producing the protein MSGRGKQGGKARAKAKSRSSRAGLQFPVGRVHRLLRKGNYAERVGAGAPVYLAAVLEYLTAEILELAGNAARDNKKTRIIPRHLQLAIRNDEELNKLLGKVTIAQGGVLPNIQAVLLPKKTESHKAKSK
- the LOC110483068 gene encoding histone H4 encodes the protein MSGRGKGGKGLGKGGAKRHRKVLRDNIQGITKPAIRRLARRGGVKRISGLIYEETRGVLKVFLENVIRDAVTYTEHAKRKTVTAMDVVYALKRQGRTLYGFGG